In the Dioscorea cayenensis subsp. rotundata cultivar TDr96_F1 chromosome 12, TDr96_F1_v2_PseudoChromosome.rev07_lg8_w22 25.fasta, whole genome shotgun sequence genome, one interval contains:
- the LOC120273139 gene encoding uncharacterized protein LOC120273139: MDKSWMHKSRLSNEYAKGVESFLDFAFDKSSEDNMIVCPCVKCANVHWHTREVVEEHLMCDGILRGYTCWFFHGELVPSSTSNLDNIITMPPSTTQPTSTFHSSHGAMGELLRDAFNIRHDVHGGIEPNIGDVVNDEAEVRGWGRESKQLWVGVQTYDASRKQNFNLRAALMWTINDFPAYAILSGWSTKGKYACPCCAAETTSRWLSNGQKFCYMGHRRWLAKDHPYRLQKHLFDGTLELREAPLSTSGSDILLMLNDVQYSYGKRIKQRLRKSKASSSSKKRQRQESNFQEDSVMDKEEDESQEADLWKKRSIFFDLPYWEHLLLRHNLDVMHIEKNLKNYVRNKRYPEGSIAEGYLAEECVTFCSRYLEDVETIFDKPSRNLGEVHDEALGGPYLFHSHGQPIGKFEITELDAKSLAQAHRYVLLHHDVTVTLQSEYKNILRQQMRARRSTARDVDMQFTRTFHEWLAEVVSRGRNVTEEVRFLAQGPNRIVKRYKGYIINGFRFHTKSRERLRRTQNSGCVVTSSTVSYASASDANPVQGNVDYYGILNDIIELDYFQKFKVVLFRCDWADVTNSRGIKKDKYGFTMVNFSRLIHTGANVIDEPYVFSSQVKQVFYSKDLTESGWYVVIRNHAREVYDMGDESTESGPRTNCFPTSSEGILSSNDDEQWVREDVNEDVYAA, from the exons atggataagagttggatgcATAAGTCAAGATTGTCTAACGAGTATGCAAAAGGAGTGGAGTCATTTCTTGATTTCGCATTTGATAAGTCAAGTGAAGACAACATGATTGTTTGTCCTTGTGTAAAGTGTGCGAATGTTCATTGGCACACGCGAGAAGTAGTGGAAGAACATTTAATGTGTGATGGAATCCTACGGGGTTACACTTGTTGGTTCTTCCATGGGGAGCTTgttccttcttcaacatctaaTTTGGATAACATAATCACAATGCCTCCAAGCACCACTCAACCTACTTCAACCTTTCATAGTAGCCATGGTGCCATGGGAGAATTGTTACGTGATGCTTTTAACATCCGTCATGATGTTCATGGGGGCATTGAACCTAATATTGGAGATGTTGTCAATGATGAAGCCGAAGTCCGGGGATGGGGGCGG GAGTCGAAGCAACTATGGGTTGGTGTTCAGACATATGATGCATCAAGGAAACAGAACTTCAATTTGCGAGCTGCTCTAATGTGGACAATAAATGATTTCCCTGCTTATGCAATTTTATCTGGTTGGAGCACGAAGGGAAAGTATGCTTGCCCTTGTTGTGCTGCAGAAACAACGTCGAGATGGCTATCCAATGGAcaaaagttttgttatatggGACATCGGCGGTGGTTAGCAAAAGATCATCCTTATAGGCTCCAAAAACATCTATTTGATGGTACTTTAGAGCTACGTGAGGCTCCTTTATCTACAAGTGGGTCAGACATCTTGTTGATGTTAAATGACGTGCAATATAGCTATGGGAAACGAATAAAACAAAGGCTAAGAAAATCAAAGGCTTCTAGTAGCTCAAAGAAAAGACAGAGGCAAGAATCCAATTTTCAAGAAGATAGTGTCATGgacaaggaagaagatgaatcaCAAGAAGCAGATTTGTGGAAAAAGAGAAGTATATTTTTTGATTTACCATATTGGGAGCATCTCCTTCTGCGGCATAATTTGGATGTgatgcacattgagaagaat TTAAAGAACTATGTGCGGAACAAGAGATATCCTGAAGGTTCTATTGCCGAAGGTTATTTGGCAGAGGAATGTGTGACCTTTTGTTCCCGATATCTGGAAGATgttgaaacaatatttgataaacCATCAAGGAATTTGGGAGAAGTTCATGATGAGGCACTCGGGGGACCTTATTTATTTCATAGTCATGGACAACCAATAGGCAAATTTGAAATTACAGAATTAGATGCTAAATCATTGGCACAAGCACATCGATATGTCTTATTACACCATGACGTTACTGTCACACTACAATC TGAGTACAAGAATATCTTAAGACAACAAATGCGTGCTCGCCGTTCAACCGCTCGTGATGTTGATATGCAATTTACTAGGACCTTTCATGAATGGTTGGCCGAAGTT GTTTCTCGTGGAAGAAATGTGACCGAAGAAGTTAGGTTCCTTGCACAAGGACCAAACCGAATTGTTAAGCGATACAAAGGATATATCATCAATGGATTTCGCTTCCATACCAAATCTCGTGAGAGATTAAGGAGGACTCAAAATTCCGGATGTGTTGTTACTTCTTCAACAGTGAGTTATGCTAGCGCAAGTGATGCGAACCCCGTGCAAGGAAATGTTGACTATTACGGGATTTTGAATGACATAATTGAGCtagattattttcaaaaattcaaagttgTGTTGTTTCGATGTGATTGGGCTGATGTTACTAATAGTCGGGGTatcaagaaagataaatatgGATTTACCATGGTGAATTTTTCTAGATTAATCCATACAGGTGCCAATGTCATTGATGAGCCTTATGTATTTTCATCACAAGTGAAGCAAGTATTCTACAGTAAAGATCTCACCGAATCTGGATGGTATGTTGTGATACGCAATCATGCTAGGGAAGTGTATGACATGGGTGATGAATCGACAGAAAGTGGTCCTCGAACTAATTGTTTTCCTACTAGTAGTGAAGGGATTTTATCTTCTAACGATGATGAGCAATGGGTTCGTGaagatgtcaatgaggatgtaTATGCAGCTTAA